The Ovis aries strain OAR_USU_Benz2616 breed Rambouillet chromosome 11, ARS-UI_Ramb_v3.0, whole genome shotgun sequence genome window below encodes:
- the LOC114117013 gene encoding olfactory receptor 1D2-like, with the protein MLVLMLQTAGKMNGGNQSGVSDFLLLGISESPEEQQILFWIFLSMYLVTVMGNMLIILAISFDSHLHTPMYLFLANLSFTDLFFVTNMIPKTLVNLQSQNKAISYAGCLIQLYFLICLVTLDNLILATMAYDRYVAICCPLRYITAMSPGLCILLLTLCWALSVLYGLFLTLLMTKVTFCGPRRIQYIFCEMYVLLRHTCSNTQVIHTVQITTGCFIFFTLLGIMVMSFVWIVRAILQIPSASSKYKAFSTCGSHLAVVSLFYGTLGMVYLQPLKTHSMKDSVATVMYAVVTPMMNPFVYSLRNKDMHGALGRLLLGKAFQRLTGRKLRH; encoded by the coding sequence ATGTTGGTGCTGATGTTGCAGACAGCTGGGAAAATGAATGGAGGCAACCAAAGTGGGGTCTCTGActtcctactcctggggatctcGGAGAGTCCAGAAGAGCAGCAAATCCTGTTTTGGATATTCCTGTCCATGTATCTGGTCACAGTAATGGGAAACATGCTCATCATCTTGGCCATCAGCTTTGATTCCCACCTGCACACTCCCATGTACTTATTCTTGGCCAACCTCTCCTTCACCGACCTCTTCTTTGTTACCAATATGATCCCCAAGACATTGGTGAACCTTCAGTCCCAAAACAAAGCCATCTCATACGCAGGGTGTCTGATCCAGCTCTACTTCCTGATCTGCTTGGTGACCCTGGACAACCTCATCCTGGCCACGATGGcatatgaccgctatgtggccatctgctgCCCTCTCCGCTACATCACAGCCATGAGCCCTGGGCTCTGCATTTTGCTCCTCACCTTGTGTTGGGCACTCTCTGTCCTGTACGGTCTCTTTCTCACCCTCCTCATGACCAAGGTGACCTTCTGTGGGCCCCGGAGAATCCAGTACATCTTCTGTGAGATGTACGTCCTGCTGAGGCACACCTGTTCCAATACCCAGGTGATTCACACAGTGCAGATTACCACAGGTTGCTTCATCTTCTTCACCCTCTTGGGGATCATGGTTATGTCCTTTGTCTGGATTGTCAGAGCCATCCTCCAGATACCATCAGCCTCCAGCAAATACAAAGCTTTCTCCACCTGTGGCTCCCATTTGGCTGTGGTCTCCCTCTTCTATGGGACACTTGGTATGGTATATCTGCAGCCCCTTAAAACCCACTCCATGAAGGACTCAGTAGCCACAGTGATGTATGCTGTGGTGACGCCCATGATGAACCCTTTCGTCTACAGCCTGAGGAACAAGGACATGCATGGGGCACTGGGAAGACTCCTCTTAGGAAAAGCCTTCCAGAGGTTGAcaggaaggaaactgaggcactga